A single region of the Nomia melanderi isolate GNS246 chromosome 12, iyNomMela1, whole genome shotgun sequence genome encodes:
- the LOC116433631 gene encoding uncharacterized protein LOC116433631 isoform X1, which produces MGTAGRDFERDREDELHCRICASDIPRNDGVHIFAEDGRRHYLQTKIRKYLYISVSSEDKFSKMVCVTCVKRLESIHRFAMMAYRTQEKLKLQLYNSTENTNVIQDVGLESSKDMQDGTKKVEDRGLLHTILTKGAIEILAEGEPLGPSELILQEDKCPTPSMEEMEVKVDPMLFLQYGMEESESETSEVSDTEDKITRVDSPEPLSLTNKTEDTKKEKKEENSDDKAQEDDEDLVSNASSKPHECTICSRSFISQIGLQNHLWSHLPKDKRADGKPILRSQQVYSTNGVLHMNIDNNSSGNFVCPICSKKISTKGNLKVHLETHRPKGKYDCDICGRIFKTQSNLFRHKEYHGGIQFPCNVCGRVYPTNSTLRAHSITHSDLRPHACSLCNKTFKRNQDLKFHMNQHTGARPYQCPYCPRAFASSGNCFSHRKRMHPREVHRDRQRAADLMR; this is translated from the exons ATGGGTACGGCGGGTCGCGATTTCGAGCGCGATCGGGAGGACGAGCTCCACTGTCGAATTTGTGCTAGTGACATACCAAGAAACGACGGAGTCCACATTTTCGCCGAGGATGGTAGACGGCACTACCTGCAAACCAAAATACGAAAATATCTGTACATCTCG GTGTCCTCGGAAGATAAGTTTTCAAAAATGGTGTGTGTTACGTGTGTCAAGAGATTAGAAAGCATTCATCGCTTTGCAATGATGGCATATAGAACACAAGAGAAACTAAAATTGCAATTATATAATAGTACTGAAAACACCAATGTTATACAAGATGTAGGCTTGGAAAGTTCTAAAGACATGCAGGATGGAACAAAAAAGGTGGAGGATCGGGGACTGCTACatacaatattaacaaaa GGTGCAATAGAAATTTTGGCTGAAGGTGAACCATTGGGACCATCGGAATTAATCTTGCAGGAGGATAAATGCCCTACTCCAAGCATGGAAGAAATGGAAGTTAAAGTAGATCCAATGTTATTTTTACAATACGGTATGGAAGAGTCAGAGTCAGAAACTTCAGAGGTATCGGATACAGAGGATAAAATAACAAGAGTCGATTCTCCAGAACCATTATCGTTAACAAACAA AACCGAAGATacaaagaaggagaagaaagaagagaacAGTGATGATAAAGCACAAGAAGATGATGAGGATCTTGTTTCCAATGCATCATCCAAACCTCACGAATGTACAATATGTTCTAGATCCTTTATATCACAAATTGGTCTACAAAATCATTTGTGGTCTCATTTGCCTAAAGATAAGCGAGCCGATGGAAAGCCTATTTTAAGATCACAACAAGTATATTCGACTAACGGCGTTCTTCATATGAATATCGATAACAATTCATCTGGAAACTTTGTGTGTCCAATTTGTAGTAAAAAAATATCTACTAAGGGTAATCTAAAAGTGCATTTGGAAACTCATCGGCCTAAGGGAAAGTATGATTGTGACATATGTGGTAGAAT CTTTAAAACACAGTCAAACTTGTTCAGACACAAGGAATACCATGGTGGCATACAGTTCCCATGTAACGTATGTGGAAGAGTTTATCCAACAAATTCAACATTACGCGCTCACAGCATCACACATTCAGATCTTAGACCGCATGCGTGTTCTCTTTGCAACAAAACATTTAAAAGAAATCAGGATCTAAAGTTTCATATGAATCAACATACAGGTGCAAGACCTTACCAGTGCCCCTACTGTCCAAGAGCTTTCGCAAGTTCAGGTAACTGTTTTTCACACCGAAAAAGAATGCATCCTCGAGAGGTACATCGAGACAGGCAAAGAGCGGCAGACTTAATGAGATGA
- the LOC116433631 gene encoding uncharacterized protein LOC116433631 isoform X2, with amino-acid sequence MGTAGRDFERDREDELHCRICASDIPRNDGVHIFAEDGRRHYLQTKIRKYLYISVSSEDKFSKMVCVTCVKRLESIHRFAMMAYRTQEKLKLQLYNSTENTNVIQDVGLESSKDMQDGTKKVEDRGLLHTILTKGAIEILAEGEPLGPSELILQEDKCPTPSMEEMEVKVDPMLFLQYGMEESESETSEVSDTEDKITRVDSPEPLSLTNKTEDTKKEKKEENSDDKAQEDDEDLVSNASSKPHEYKRADGKPILRSQQVYSTNGVLHMNIDNNSSGNFVCPICSKKISTKGNLKVHLETHRPKGKYDCDICGRIFKTQSNLFRHKEYHGGIQFPCNVCGRVYPTNSTLRAHSITHSDLRPHACSLCNKTFKRNQDLKFHMNQHTGARPYQCPYCPRAFASSGNCFSHRKRMHPREVHRDRQRAADLMR; translated from the exons ATGGGTACGGCGGGTCGCGATTTCGAGCGCGATCGGGAGGACGAGCTCCACTGTCGAATTTGTGCTAGTGACATACCAAGAAACGACGGAGTCCACATTTTCGCCGAGGATGGTAGACGGCACTACCTGCAAACCAAAATACGAAAATATCTGTACATCTCG GTGTCCTCGGAAGATAAGTTTTCAAAAATGGTGTGTGTTACGTGTGTCAAGAGATTAGAAAGCATTCATCGCTTTGCAATGATGGCATATAGAACACAAGAGAAACTAAAATTGCAATTATATAATAGTACTGAAAACACCAATGTTATACAAGATGTAGGCTTGGAAAGTTCTAAAGACATGCAGGATGGAACAAAAAAGGTGGAGGATCGGGGACTGCTACatacaatattaacaaaa GGTGCAATAGAAATTTTGGCTGAAGGTGAACCATTGGGACCATCGGAATTAATCTTGCAGGAGGATAAATGCCCTACTCCAAGCATGGAAGAAATGGAAGTTAAAGTAGATCCAATGTTATTTTTACAATACGGTATGGAAGAGTCAGAGTCAGAAACTTCAGAGGTATCGGATACAGAGGATAAAATAACAAGAGTCGATTCTCCAGAACCATTATCGTTAACAAACAA AACCGAAGATacaaagaaggagaagaaagaagagaacAGTGATGATAAAGCACAAGAAGATGATGAGGATCTTGTTTCCAATGCATCATCCAAACCTCACGAAT ATAAGCGAGCCGATGGAAAGCCTATTTTAAGATCACAACAAGTATATTCGACTAACGGCGTTCTTCATATGAATATCGATAACAATTCATCTGGAAACTTTGTGTGTCCAATTTGTAGTAAAAAAATATCTACTAAGGGTAATCTAAAAGTGCATTTGGAAACTCATCGGCCTAAGGGAAAGTATGATTGTGACATATGTGGTAGAAT CTTTAAAACACAGTCAAACTTGTTCAGACACAAGGAATACCATGGTGGCATACAGTTCCCATGTAACGTATGTGGAAGAGTTTATCCAACAAATTCAACATTACGCGCTCACAGCATCACACATTCAGATCTTAGACCGCATGCGTGTTCTCTTTGCAACAAAACATTTAAAAGAAATCAGGATCTAAAGTTTCATATGAATCAACATACAGGTGCAAGACCTTACCAGTGCCCCTACTGTCCAAGAGCTTTCGCAAGTTCAGGTAACTGTTTTTCACACCGAAAAAGAATGCATCCTCGAGAGGTACATCGAGACAGGCAAAGAGCGGCAGACTTAATGAGATGA
- the LOC116433631 gene encoding uncharacterized protein LOC116433631 isoform X3 encodes MYIRCVSSEDKFSKMVCVTCVKRLESIHRFAMMAYRTQEKLKLQLYNSTENTNVIQDVGLESSKDMQDGTKKVEDRGLLHTILTKGAIEILAEGEPLGPSELILQEDKCPTPSMEEMEVKVDPMLFLQYGMEESESETSEVSDTEDKITRVDSPEPLSLTNKTEDTKKEKKEENSDDKAQEDDEDLVSNASSKPHECTICSRSFISQIGLQNHLWSHLPKDKRADGKPILRSQQVYSTNGVLHMNIDNNSSGNFVCPICSKKISTKGNLKVHLETHRPKGKYDCDICGRIFKTQSNLFRHKEYHGGIQFPCNVCGRVYPTNSTLRAHSITHSDLRPHACSLCNKTFKRNQDLKFHMNQHTGARPYQCPYCPRAFASSGNCFSHRKRMHPREVHRDRQRAADLMR; translated from the exons atgtacatacgttGT GTGTCCTCGGAAGATAAGTTTTCAAAAATGGTGTGTGTTACGTGTGTCAAGAGATTAGAAAGCATTCATCGCTTTGCAATGATGGCATATAGAACACAAGAGAAACTAAAATTGCAATTATATAATAGTACTGAAAACACCAATGTTATACAAGATGTAGGCTTGGAAAGTTCTAAAGACATGCAGGATGGAACAAAAAAGGTGGAGGATCGGGGACTGCTACatacaatattaacaaaa GGTGCAATAGAAATTTTGGCTGAAGGTGAACCATTGGGACCATCGGAATTAATCTTGCAGGAGGATAAATGCCCTACTCCAAGCATGGAAGAAATGGAAGTTAAAGTAGATCCAATGTTATTTTTACAATACGGTATGGAAGAGTCAGAGTCAGAAACTTCAGAGGTATCGGATACAGAGGATAAAATAACAAGAGTCGATTCTCCAGAACCATTATCGTTAACAAACAA AACCGAAGATacaaagaaggagaagaaagaagagaacAGTGATGATAAAGCACAAGAAGATGATGAGGATCTTGTTTCCAATGCATCATCCAAACCTCACGAATGTACAATATGTTCTAGATCCTTTATATCACAAATTGGTCTACAAAATCATTTGTGGTCTCATTTGCCTAAAGATAAGCGAGCCGATGGAAAGCCTATTTTAAGATCACAACAAGTATATTCGACTAACGGCGTTCTTCATATGAATATCGATAACAATTCATCTGGAAACTTTGTGTGTCCAATTTGTAGTAAAAAAATATCTACTAAGGGTAATCTAAAAGTGCATTTGGAAACTCATCGGCCTAAGGGAAAGTATGATTGTGACATATGTGGTAGAAT CTTTAAAACACAGTCAAACTTGTTCAGACACAAGGAATACCATGGTGGCATACAGTTCCCATGTAACGTATGTGGAAGAGTTTATCCAACAAATTCAACATTACGCGCTCACAGCATCACACATTCAGATCTTAGACCGCATGCGTGTTCTCTTTGCAACAAAACATTTAAAAGAAATCAGGATCTAAAGTTTCATATGAATCAACATACAGGTGCAAGACCTTACCAGTGCCCCTACTGTCCAAGAGCTTTCGCAAGTTCAGGTAACTGTTTTTCACACCGAAAAAGAATGCATCCTCGAGAGGTACATCGAGACAGGCAAAGAGCGGCAGACTTAATGAGATGA
- the Bug22 gene encoding cilia- and flagella-associated protein 20, whose product MFKNTFQSGFLSILYSIGSKPLQIWDKKVRNGHIKRITDNDIQSLVLEILGSNVSTTYITCPADPRKTLGIKLPFLVMIIKNLKKYFTFEVQVIDDKNVRRRFRASNYQSTTRVKPFICTMPMRLDDGWNQIQFNLADFTRRAYGTNYVETLRIQIHANCRIRRVYFSDRLYSEDELPAEFKLFLPIQNKAKC is encoded by the exons ATGTTTAAAAATACATTCCAAAGTGGATTTCTATCGATCTTGTATAGTATCGGTAGCAAGCCTTTACAAATTTGGGATAAAAAAGTAAGGAATGGtcatataaaacgaataacgGATAAtgatatacaaagtttagtattgGAAATATTGGGTAGCAATGTCAGCACCACGTATATCACGTGTCCAGCAGATCCTAGAAAAACTTTGGGTATTAAATTGCCATTCTTAGTGATGATcattaaaaatctgaaaaagtaCTTTACATTTGAAGTTCAG GTAATCGATGACAAGAATGTACGTCGTAGATTTCGAGCTAGTAATTATCAGTCCACTACCAGAGTTAAACCATTTATTTGTACTATGCCAATGAGATTGGATGACGGCTggaatcaaattcaatttaacttaGCTGACTTCACTAGACGCGCATATGGAACAAATTACGTGGAAACGCTAAGAATTCAGATCCATGCTAATTGTAGAATAAGAAGAGTGTACTTTTCTGACAGATTGTATTCTGAAGACGAATTGCCTGcagaatttaaattatttttaccaaTACAGAATAAAGCAAAATGTTAA
- the LOC116433631 gene encoding uncharacterized protein LOC116433631 isoform X4: protein MVCVTCVKRLESIHRFAMMAYRTQEKLKLQLYNSTENTNVIQDVGLESSKDMQDGTKKVEDRGLLHTILTKGAIEILAEGEPLGPSELILQEDKCPTPSMEEMEVKVDPMLFLQYGMEESESETSEVSDTEDKITRVDSPEPLSLTNKTEDTKKEKKEENSDDKAQEDDEDLVSNASSKPHECTICSRSFISQIGLQNHLWSHLPKDKRADGKPILRSQQVYSTNGVLHMNIDNNSSGNFVCPICSKKISTKGNLKVHLETHRPKGKYDCDICGRIFKTQSNLFRHKEYHGGIQFPCNVCGRVYPTNSTLRAHSITHSDLRPHACSLCNKTFKRNQDLKFHMNQHTGARPYQCPYCPRAFASSGNCFSHRKRMHPREVHRDRQRAADLMR, encoded by the exons ATGGTGTGTGTTACGTGTGTCAAGAGATTAGAAAGCATTCATCGCTTTGCAATGATGGCATATAGAACACAAGAGAAACTAAAATTGCAATTATATAATAGTACTGAAAACACCAATGTTATACAAGATGTAGGCTTGGAAAGTTCTAAAGACATGCAGGATGGAACAAAAAAGGTGGAGGATCGGGGACTGCTACatacaatattaacaaaa GGTGCAATAGAAATTTTGGCTGAAGGTGAACCATTGGGACCATCGGAATTAATCTTGCAGGAGGATAAATGCCCTACTCCAAGCATGGAAGAAATGGAAGTTAAAGTAGATCCAATGTTATTTTTACAATACGGTATGGAAGAGTCAGAGTCAGAAACTTCAGAGGTATCGGATACAGAGGATAAAATAACAAGAGTCGATTCTCCAGAACCATTATCGTTAACAAACAA AACCGAAGATacaaagaaggagaagaaagaagagaacAGTGATGATAAAGCACAAGAAGATGATGAGGATCTTGTTTCCAATGCATCATCCAAACCTCACGAATGTACAATATGTTCTAGATCCTTTATATCACAAATTGGTCTACAAAATCATTTGTGGTCTCATTTGCCTAAAGATAAGCGAGCCGATGGAAAGCCTATTTTAAGATCACAACAAGTATATTCGACTAACGGCGTTCTTCATATGAATATCGATAACAATTCATCTGGAAACTTTGTGTGTCCAATTTGTAGTAAAAAAATATCTACTAAGGGTAATCTAAAAGTGCATTTGGAAACTCATCGGCCTAAGGGAAAGTATGATTGTGACATATGTGGTAGAAT CTTTAAAACACAGTCAAACTTGTTCAGACACAAGGAATACCATGGTGGCATACAGTTCCCATGTAACGTATGTGGAAGAGTTTATCCAACAAATTCAACATTACGCGCTCACAGCATCACACATTCAGATCTTAGACCGCATGCGTGTTCTCTTTGCAACAAAACATTTAAAAGAAATCAGGATCTAAAGTTTCATATGAATCAACATACAGGTGCAAGACCTTACCAGTGCCCCTACTGTCCAAGAGCTTTCGCAAGTTCAGGTAACTGTTTTTCACACCGAAAAAGAATGCATCCTCGAGAGGTACATCGAGACAGGCAAAGAGCGGCAGACTTAATGAGATGA